The following proteins are encoded in a genomic region of Athene noctua chromosome 9, bAthNoc1.hap1.1, whole genome shotgun sequence:
- the APRT gene encoding adenine phosphoribosyltransferase isoform X1, translating into MTEERLRRVRDRVRPFRDFPVPGVLFRDISPLLKDPAAFRALIDLLEDHLRASFPQIDFIAGLDSRGFLIGPPLAQRLGVGFVPIRKKGKLPGPTESVSYSLEYGKAELEIQSDAVEPGQKVVIVDDLLATGGTMCAACELMKRLKAEVLECLVIIELKLLKGSEKLKSVPFYSLLQYD; encoded by the exons atgaCCGAGGAACGGCTGCGGCGGGTCCGCGACCGGGTGCGGCCCTTCCGTGACTTCCCGGTGCCCGGTGTGCTGTTCCG CGATATCAGCCCCTTGCTGAAGGATCCCGCAGCTTTCCGGGCTTTGATCGATCTTCTGGAAGATCATTTGAGAGCATCTTTCCCCCAAATCGACTTCATTGCAG gccTGGACTCACGTGGCTTCCTCATCGGCCCCCCCCTGGCTCAGAGACTGGGGGTCGGCTTCGTGCCGATCCGGAAGAAGGGGAAACTCCCCGGTCCCACCGAGTCTGTCTCCTACTCCCTTGAGTATGGCAAG GCTGAACTTGAAATCCAGAGTGATGCCGTGGAACCAGGACAAAAAGTCGTTATTGTAGACGACTTGCTTGCCACTGGAG GTACCATGTGTGCAGCCTGTGAGCTGATGAAGAGGCTGAAGGCTGAAGTCCTGGAGTGCCTGGTGATCATAGAGTTAAAACTCCTGAAAGGGTCAGAAAAGCTCAAGTCTGTCCCTTTCTACTCTCTGCTGCAGTATGACTGA
- the APRT gene encoding adenine phosphoribosyltransferase isoform X2, whose product MTEERLRRVRDRVRPFRDFPVPGVLFRDISPLLKDPAAFRALIDLLEDHLRASFPQIDFIAGLDSRGFLIGPPLAQRLGVGFVPIRKKGKLPGPTESVSYSLEYGKAELEIQSDAVEPGQKVVIVDDLLATGGERRSEKLKSVPFYSLLQYD is encoded by the exons atgaCCGAGGAACGGCTGCGGCGGGTCCGCGACCGGGTGCGGCCCTTCCGTGACTTCCCGGTGCCCGGTGTGCTGTTCCG CGATATCAGCCCCTTGCTGAAGGATCCCGCAGCTTTCCGGGCTTTGATCGATCTTCTGGAAGATCATTTGAGAGCATCTTTCCCCCAAATCGACTTCATTGCAG gccTGGACTCACGTGGCTTCCTCATCGGCCCCCCCCTGGCTCAGAGACTGGGGGTCGGCTTCGTGCCGATCCGGAAGAAGGGGAAACTCCCCGGTCCCACCGAGTCTGTCTCCTACTCCCTTGAGTATGGCAAG GCTGAACTTGAAATCCAGAGTGATGCCGTGGAACCAGGACAAAAAGTCGTTATTGTAGACGACTTGCTTGCCACTGGAGGTGAGAGGA GGTCAGAAAAGCTCAAGTCTGTCCCTTTCTACTCTCTGCTGCAGTATGACTGA